Proteins found in one Planctomycetes bacterium MalM25 genomic segment:
- the dcd gene encoding Deoxycytidine triphosphate deaminase, whose product MILSGAEIQRRLGGDILIDDFDPCRLNPNSYNLTLHDELMVYEEVVLDMAKPNRVRRLTIPEEGLVLSPNQLYLGRTAERTTTHNLVPQIEGRSSIGRLGLFVHVTAGFGDVGFSGFWTLEMFAVQPVKIYPGVPICQIFYHELTGEITEYASKYQHNRDIQPSLLFEELSRDEEGDPQLPLDFGMERPLSR is encoded by the coding sequence ATGATTCTATCCGGCGCCGAAATCCAACGTCGCCTCGGCGGCGACATCCTGATCGATGACTTCGACCCGTGTCGGCTCAACCCGAACAGCTACAACCTGACGCTGCACGACGAGCTGATGGTGTACGAGGAGGTCGTCCTCGACATGGCCAAGCCGAACCGGGTCCGCCGGCTGACGATCCCCGAGGAGGGGCTCGTGCTCAGCCCGAACCAGCTCTACCTGGGGCGCACGGCGGAGCGGACGACGACCCACAACCTGGTGCCGCAGATCGAGGGGCGCAGCTCGATCGGCCGGCTCGGCCTGTTCGTCCACGTGACCGCCGGCTTCGGCGACGTCGGCTTCAGCGGCTTCTGGACGCTCGAGATGTTCGCCGTCCAGCCGGTCAAGATTTACCCGGGCGTGCCGATCTGCCAGATCTTCTACCACGAGCTAACCGGCGAGATCACCGAGTACGCGAGCAAGTACCAGCACAACCGCGACATCCAGCCAAGCCTCCTGTTCGAGGAACTCAGCCGCGACGAAGAGGGCGACCCGCAGCTGCCGCTCGACTTCGGCATGGAACGGCCGCTGTCGCGCTAG
- the pdg gene encoding Ultraviolet N-glycosylase/AP lyase — MPPRPAPPADQDERKAQSKRVLRRLKADYPDAECALRYDTPVQLLVATILSAQCTDERVNKVTAKLFADCPTAEDLAALPIKRLEEYVQSAGFFRNKAKNLKACCTDLVEKYDGEVPRDLDALVALAGVGRKTANVVLGTAFGIPSGVVVDTHVGRLSRRTGLTEQKDPVKVERELMPLLPKSRWVDFSHRMIYHGRQVCDARKPDCEACSMRRFCPRVGVAQ, encoded by the coding sequence ATGCCCCCCCGCCCCGCTCCTCCCGCCGACCAAGATGAACGCAAGGCCCAATCCAAGCGGGTGTTGCGGCGATTGAAGGCCGATTACCCCGACGCCGAGTGCGCGCTCCGTTACGACACGCCCGTGCAGTTGCTCGTGGCGACCATCCTCTCTGCCCAATGCACCGACGAACGGGTCAATAAAGTGACCGCCAAGCTGTTCGCCGACTGCCCCACCGCCGAGGACCTAGCGGCGCTGCCGATCAAGCGACTGGAGGAGTACGTCCAGAGCGCCGGGTTCTTCCGCAACAAGGCGAAGAACCTCAAGGCGTGCTGCACCGACCTCGTGGAAAAATACGACGGCGAGGTTCCCCGGGACCTCGACGCCCTGGTCGCGCTGGCGGGCGTGGGGCGGAAGACGGCGAACGTCGTCCTCGGCACGGCGTTCGGCATCCCCTCGGGGGTGGTAGTCGATACCCACGTTGGTCGTCTCAGCCGACGGACCGGGCTGACCGAGCAGAAAGACCCGGTGAAGGTCGAACGCGAACTCATGCCCCTGCTGCCCAAGAGCCGCTGGGTCGATTTTTCGCACCGGATGATCTATCACGGGCGGCAGGTGTGCGACGCTCGTAAGCCCGACTGCGAGGCCTGCTCGATGCGGCGGTTCTGCCCCCGCGTGGGTGTTGCGCAATAA
- the lon gene encoding Lon protease gives MPSDPHGLGFDHLEFDPERFSGVARVFPLPAPSLFPRTLVPLHVFEERYLELMHDALDSDGLIAMAVLKPGWEIDYASRPPVEPIACLGKIVTHHRLENGRYNTLLAGVSRVRLLEEIEPPRAFRRARVDLLAEQEPEASEPGVAELQEQLIEAFREALPHGEPPEPLMRAFQGDLPLGLLADLAAQTLPMDGRVKVSLLADPSAIDRARKVLAALASGGEPGGRLDPPSPPPFSEN, from the coding sequence ATGCCGAGTGACCCGCACGGTTTGGGCTTCGACCACCTCGAATTCGATCCGGAACGCTTTTCGGGCGTGGCGCGGGTCTTTCCGTTGCCCGCGCCTTCGCTGTTCCCGCGGACCCTCGTGCCGCTGCACGTGTTCGAGGAGCGCTACCTCGAGCTCATGCATGACGCGCTCGACAGCGACGGGCTGATCGCGATGGCCGTGCTGAAGCCGGGCTGGGAGATCGATTACGCGAGCCGCCCGCCGGTGGAGCCGATCGCCTGCCTCGGCAAGATCGTCACGCACCACCGCCTCGAAAACGGGCGTTACAACACGCTGCTGGCCGGCGTGAGCCGGGTTCGGCTGCTGGAGGAGATCGAGCCCCCGCGGGCTTTCCGGCGCGCGCGGGTCGATCTGCTCGCCGAGCAAGAGCCCGAAGCCTCGGAGCCGGGCGTCGCGGAGCTGCAGGAACAGCTGATCGAGGCGTTCCGCGAGGCCCTGCCGCACGGGGAGCCTCCCGAGCCCCTGATGCGAGCGTTCCAGGGGGATCTCCCGCTCGGTCTGCTGGCCGATCTGGCGGCGCAGACCTTGCCGATGGACGGTCGCGTGAAGGTCTCGCTCCTCGCGGACCCCTCGGCTATCGACCGGGCCCGCAAGGTGCTGGCGGCGCTCGCCTCGGGTGGGGAGCCGGGGGGGCGGCTCGATCCCCCTTCGCCGCCACCGTTTAGCGAGAATTGA
- the glpC gene encoding Anaerobic glycerol-3-phosphate dehydrogenase subunit C: MPNDPRRIAEDLRGQVAGDVLHDELTRRLYATDGSLYEITPAVVVRPRVTADVAATLAYATAEGVAVHARGAGSGLAGGCLGPGIVVDFSRYMRRVLSEEGDLIRVQPGVVHAELNRRLAESGRQFAPDPAMTEVTTLGGVAAVDASGSRRMVTGSAREHVAGLAAVLSDGRVVKTGVLGEGEPHEAQLSDRLFSLLKGSREVIREHTPRGCVNNSGYALDRALGADGVALTQLLVGSEGTLALITELAVRATPLPRAVGSVLLTFPSFELAAEAVQVLAPLKLAACDLIDRRRISLTRQLDPRYEMLLSSAAEAMLYVEVFAGDEESLVEKTNALVEAVRGDESLAAEAIVAETPDDRRLFRQLSRTLVSSLHGLKGNRRAVTGVEDLALPPAALPQFFLRLQEILKRREVTASVYGHVGHGQLHLRPLLDLTNPVDVRRLETLASDLYDTVWLLGGTISGEHGDGLSRTPFSSRQHGPLVNVFRGVKGVLDPAGVLNPGKVAPAPGSRMTHALRKTGAVRTRPESTPQAKAPPSPPVELQLEWEPEEAAAASRACNGCGACRTGGDAERMCPIFRYTPREEASPRAKANLLRGVLTGELPAETLLLDDTKAVADLCVNCHQCRLECPSGVDIPKMMLEAKGSYASTNGLRRDAWLSARIDLMAKYASRWPSAVNAVLRNPTARWLLERTTGLAAGRKLPPFARRTYLQEAASRKLNRPPDAPEKIYYFVDTYANHFDTELATAFERVIKWHDVGFYAPSDQQHSGMAMISQGALEHARRLASRNVTRLAEAVRDGYAIVATEPSSVLALTHEYLNLLPDDEDAELVAASTYEACHYLWRRHVEARLRLDLQPMPYHVAHHTPCHMKALGVGSPAQNLLRLIPELRLVRLEKGCSGMAGVYGMSRRNYRSSLRAGLPLLSELRSGRHQVGSTECGSCRTQMEQAATVPTLHPIKLLAASYGLMPEVAERLAALNDDLP; this comes from the coding sequence ATGCCGAACGATCCACGCCGCATCGCCGAAGACCTCCGCGGTCAGGTCGCGGGCGACGTGCTGCACGACGAGCTGACGCGGCGGCTCTACGCGACCGACGGCAGCCTCTATGAGATCACGCCCGCGGTGGTCGTTCGCCCCCGCGTGACGGCCGACGTGGCGGCGACGCTCGCCTACGCCACGGCCGAAGGGGTTGCTGTCCACGCCCGCGGCGCCGGGTCGGGCTTGGCCGGGGGGTGCCTCGGGCCGGGGATCGTCGTGGATTTCTCGCGCTACATGCGCCGCGTCCTCTCCGAAGAGGGGGACCTGATCCGGGTGCAGCCGGGCGTCGTCCACGCCGAGCTGAACCGCCGCCTCGCCGAGAGCGGGCGCCAGTTCGCCCCCGACCCGGCGATGACCGAAGTCACGACGCTGGGCGGAGTCGCCGCGGTGGACGCCTCCGGCAGCCGCCGGATGGTCACCGGCTCGGCTCGCGAACACGTCGCCGGTCTGGCGGCGGTGCTGAGCGACGGCCGCGTCGTGAAGACCGGTGTGCTGGGCGAGGGGGAACCGCACGAGGCGCAACTCTCCGACCGTCTGTTCTCCCTGCTCAAAGGTTCGCGTGAGGTGATCCGCGAGCACACACCGCGCGGCTGCGTGAACAACAGCGGCTACGCCTTGGACCGCGCGCTGGGCGCCGACGGAGTCGCTCTGACCCAACTGCTGGTCGGTAGCGAGGGAACGCTCGCCCTGATCACCGAGCTGGCGGTCCGTGCGACGCCGCTGCCCAGGGCGGTCGGTTCGGTGTTGCTGACCTTCCCGAGTTTCGAGCTGGCCGCCGAGGCCGTGCAGGTCCTGGCGCCCCTCAAACTCGCGGCGTGCGACCTGATCGACCGCCGGCGGATCAGCCTGACGCGGCAGCTCGACCCGCGGTACGAGATGCTGCTCAGCAGCGCCGCCGAGGCGATGCTGTACGTCGAGGTCTTCGCCGGGGATGAGGAGTCGCTCGTCGAGAAGACGAACGCCCTGGTCGAAGCCGTGCGCGGCGACGAGTCGCTCGCCGCCGAGGCGATCGTCGCCGAGACGCCCGACGACCGGCGGCTCTTCCGGCAGCTGTCGCGGACGCTGGTCTCTTCGCTGCACGGACTCAAGGGCAACCGCCGCGCGGTGACGGGCGTCGAGGACCTGGCGCTCCCGCCGGCCGCCCTGCCACAGTTCTTCTTGCGGCTCCAAGAGATCCTCAAGCGTCGCGAGGTGACCGCGTCGGTGTACGGTCACGTGGGGCACGGCCAGCTGCACCTGCGGCCTTTGCTCGACCTGACCAACCCGGTCGATGTCCGCAGGCTGGAGACCCTGGCGAGCGACCTGTACGACACGGTCTGGCTGCTGGGCGGCACGATCAGCGGTGAGCACGGCGATGGCCTCAGCCGCACGCCGTTCAGCTCGAGGCAGCACGGGCCGCTGGTGAATGTCTTCCGGGGCGTGAAGGGGGTGCTCGATCCGGCGGGCGTGCTCAACCCGGGCAAGGTGGCGCCCGCTCCGGGATCGCGGATGACGCACGCCCTCCGCAAGACGGGCGCCGTGCGGACCCGCCCCGAGTCGACGCCACAGGCGAAGGCGCCCCCCTCGCCCCCCGTGGAGTTGCAGCTGGAGTGGGAGCCCGAAGAGGCCGCCGCCGCCAGTCGCGCCTGCAACGGCTGCGGCGCCTGCCGCACCGGCGGCGACGCGGAGCGGATGTGCCCGATCTTCCGCTACACGCCGCGCGAAGAGGCTTCGCCCCGGGCGAAGGCGAACCTGCTGCGAGGGGTGCTCACCGGCGAGCTGCCGGCGGAGACCCTGCTGCTGGACGACACCAAGGCCGTGGCCGATCTGTGCGTCAACTGCCATCAGTGCCGCCTGGAGTGCCCGTCGGGCGTCGACATCCCCAAGATGATGCTCGAGGCCAAGGGGAGCTACGCCTCGACCAACGGCCTGCGGCGCGACGCCTGGTTGTCGGCGCGGATCGACTTGATGGCGAAGTACGCCTCGCGGTGGCCCTCGGCGGTTAACGCGGTGCTCCGGAACCCGACAGCGCGGTGGCTGCTCGAGCGAACCACCGGACTCGCCGCGGGCCGCAAGCTCCCACCGTTCGCTCGGCGAACCTATTTGCAAGAGGCCGCTTCACGCAAGCTGAACCGCCCGCCCGACGCGCCCGAGAAGATTTATTACTTCGTCGACACGTACGCGAACCATTTCGACACCGAGCTGGCGACCGCGTTTGAGCGGGTCATCAAGTGGCACGATGTCGGTTTCTATGCGCCGAGCGACCAGCAGCACAGTGGCATGGCGATGATCAGCCAGGGGGCGCTCGAGCACGCGCGTCGCTTGGCGTCGCGGAACGTCACGCGCCTCGCCGAGGCGGTGCGCGACGGCTACGCGATCGTGGCGACCGAGCCCTCCTCGGTGCTCGCGCTCACCCATGAGTACCTGAACCTCTTGCCCGACGACGAAGACGCCGAGCTCGTCGCCGCCAGCACCTACGAGGCGTGCCACTACCTCTGGCGACGTCACGTGGAGGCGCGGCTGCGGCTCGACTTGCAGCCGATGCCGTACCACGTGGCGCACCACACCCCCTGCCACATGAAGGCGCTCGGCGTCGGCTCGCCGGCGCAGAACTTGTTGCGGCTGATTCCCGAGCTGCGGCTCGTGCGCCTGGAGAAGGGGTGCAGCGGCATGGCGGGCGTCTACGGCATGTCGCGGCGGAACTACCGGAGTAGCCTGCGGGCCGGCCTGCCGCTGCTGTCCGAGTTGCGCAGCGGGCGGCACCAGGTCGGCTCGACCGAGTGCGGCTCCTGCCGGACGCAGATGGAGCAGGCGGCCACCGTGCCGACTCTGCACCCGATCAAGCTGCTCGCGGCGAGCTACGGCCTGATGCCGGAGGTCGCCGAGCGCCTCGCCGCCCTCAACGACGATTTACCTTGA
- the csd_1 gene encoding putative cysteine desulfurase yields MPAPRIYLDNAATSWPKPEAVYRAVDGWQRRVGAAYARGVSSAADETRALVDRARRGVATLLGESDPSRIAFTSSGTDSLNLALFGLLRDGDHVVATVCEHNAVLRSLDRLASGEGPIRIEVTYVECDAEGAVEPQAIDAAIREATRLVTVIHASNVTGAVQPIEAIAAAARERGVRVLVDAAQTLGRWPLDVKRLGADLVAAPGHKGLLGPLGTGVLWMRPGVEHDLCPLRYGGAASGGDQLGMPTTAPDRYEAGNLNVPGLAGLAAGVEHALEAGVEKTQSQLAAGRRLIAEGLATIPGVTLYGPSDPARQAGVVSFSVEGYDPHEFATLLASVAGVECRAGLHCAPRLHEALGTKPRGGLVRFSPGASTTEEEIVAAVEAVRTLASDTPR; encoded by the coding sequence GTGCCCGCGCCACGGATCTACCTCGACAACGCGGCGACCAGCTGGCCGAAGCCCGAGGCCGTCTACCGAGCGGTCGACGGCTGGCAACGCCGTGTCGGCGCCGCCTACGCCCGCGGCGTCTCCTCGGCGGCCGACGAGACGCGCGCCCTCGTCGATCGAGCCCGGCGGGGCGTGGCGACGCTGCTTGGCGAGAGCGACCCCTCGCGAATCGCCTTCACGTCGAGCGGCACCGACTCGCTCAACCTGGCCCTCTTCGGCCTGCTGCGCGACGGCGATCACGTCGTCGCTACGGTGTGCGAACACAACGCCGTGCTGAGGTCGCTCGATAGGCTCGCCTCGGGCGAAGGGCCGATCCGGATCGAAGTGACTTACGTTGAGTGCGACGCGGAGGGCGCTGTCGAACCGCAGGCGATCGACGCGGCGATCCGCGAAGCGACCCGCCTCGTCACGGTGATCCACGCCTCGAACGTGACCGGCGCCGTGCAACCGATCGAGGCCATCGCCGCCGCGGCGCGCGAGCGGGGTGTGCGGGTGCTGGTTGACGCGGCGCAAACCCTGGGGCGTTGGCCGCTCGACGTGAAGCGGCTCGGCGCTGACCTCGTGGCGGCTCCGGGGCACAAAGGCTTGCTAGGACCGCTGGGCACAGGCGTCCTTTGGATGCGACCTGGCGTAGAACATGATCTATGCCCTTTGCGCTATGGCGGCGCCGCGAGTGGCGGCGACCAACTCGGGATGCCGACCACGGCCCCCGACCGCTACGAGGCGGGCAACCTGAACGTCCCCGGGCTGGCCGGCCTCGCGGCGGGTGTCGAACACGCCCTCGAAGCCGGAGTTGAGAAGACCCAATCCCAGCTGGCCGCCGGCAGGCGCCTGATCGCCGAAGGCCTGGCGACGATCCCCGGAGTCACTCTCTACGGCCCGAGCGACCCGGCGAGACAGGCGGGCGTTGTGAGCTTCTCGGTCGAGGGCTACGATCCTCACGAGTTCGCGACCCTGCTGGCGAGCGTCGCCGGCGTCGAGTGCCGCGCCGGATTGCATTGTGCGCCCCGCCTGCACGAGGCTCTTGGGACCAAGCCGCGGGGCGGGCTCGTCCGCTTCAGCCCCGGCGCCTCGACCACCGAGGAGGAGATCGTTGCCGCTGTCGAAGCGGTGCGGACGCTCGCCTCCGACACGCCGCGATAG
- a CDS encoding Flagellin N-methylase, with protein MKIQPDADDPSKPWYHEGLRFTCTACGDCCTGEPGYVWLNKAEIESMAEQLGLSVEDFEREHVVLVGVRKSLRERENGDCVLLDAKSRKCTVYKLRPRQCRTWPFWDSNLKSPKAWEEACEACPGSGKGKLYSLDKIEDQRTVIRV; from the coding sequence ATGAAGATCCAACCCGACGCCGACGACCCTTCGAAGCCGTGGTACCACGAGGGGCTGCGGTTCACCTGCACCGCTTGCGGCGACTGCTGCACAGGCGAGCCGGGGTACGTCTGGCTCAACAAGGCGGAGATCGAGTCGATGGCCGAGCAGTTGGGGCTGTCGGTCGAGGACTTCGAGCGGGAGCACGTTGTCTTGGTCGGGGTCCGCAAGAGCCTGCGGGAGCGTGAGAACGGTGATTGCGTGCTACTGGATGCGAAGAGCCGAAAATGCACCGTCTACAAGCTCCGCCCCCGCCAGTGCCGCACCTGGCCCTTCTGGGACTCGAACCTGAAGTCACCCAAGGCGTGGGAAGAGGCTTGCGAGGCCTGCCCGGGCAGCGGCAAGGGCAAGCTCTATTCGCTCGACAAGATCGAGGACCAGCGGACGGTGATTCGCGTCTGA
- the hup gene encoding DNA-binding protein HU produces MTKKEIVRTIAEEIGLTQLKTKEIVQKTFDAIVETLVEDHRIELRNFGVFEVKKRAARKARNPRTGEKVDVAEKFVVTFKPGKEMEERVRELERRAAEEAAERRLAEERAAAAAAEPSANGSGNVSQGGYPPAGESPSAPEANPGGFAGYDRAPHDSTGS; encoded by the coding sequence GTGACCAAAAAAGAGATCGTCAGGACGATCGCCGAAGAGATCGGCCTGACCCAACTCAAGACCAAGGAGATCGTCCAGAAGACGTTCGACGCCATCGTCGAAACGCTTGTGGAGGATCACCGCATCGAGCTGCGCAACTTTGGCGTGTTCGAGGTCAAGAAACGGGCCGCTCGCAAGGCGCGCAACCCGCGTACGGGCGAGAAGGTGGACGTCGCCGAGAAGTTCGTCGTGACGTTCAAGCCCGGCAAAGAGATGGAAGAACGCGTCCGCGAGCTGGAACGTCGCGCCGCCGAAGAGGCCGCCGAGCGGCGTCTGGCGGAAGAGCGGGCGGCCGCCGCGGCTGCGGAGCCCTCCGCCAACGGTTCAGGAAACGTTTCTCAGGGAGGCTACCCGCCTGCCGGAGAGAGCCCTTCCGCCCCGGAAGCGAATCCGGGCGGATTCGCCGGCTACGATCGTGCCCCGCACGATTCAACCGGTTCTTGA
- the pyrD gene encoding Dihydroorotate dehydrogenase B (NAD(+)), catalytic subunit gives MSPGPGEPSLASVETTAPQVDLTVTLGRLRLPNPVMVASGTFGYARELASLVDLSRLGGILPKTVTATPREGNAPWRTVETSAGMLNAIGLDNDGVDAFLEHHLPYLASVGAPIVVSVAGRTGDEFVDLVRRFAAVDSSLRPAAIELNLSCPNVSGGVDFGSDPAKCEAVVRDCVAASDLPILAKLTPNVTSVPTMAKAAEAGGCDAITLINTVLGMGVDWRNQKPLLANVVGGLSGPAIKPIALRCVYQAAGAVSCPIVGVGGAATLDDVMEFLVAGASAVQLGTVNFYRPQASMEMLDGLPTALAELNAASVSQVVGSLATGKS, from the coding sequence ATGTCCCCAGGGCCCGGTGAGCCGTCTCTCGCGTCGGTCGAGACCACGGCGCCACAAGTCGATCTAACGGTCACTCTAGGTCGCTTGCGGCTGCCCAATCCGGTGATGGTCGCCTCGGGGACGTTCGGCTACGCCCGCGAGCTCGCCTCGCTGGTCGATCTGAGCCGCCTGGGCGGCATCCTGCCGAAGACGGTCACCGCCACGCCCCGTGAGGGCAACGCCCCGTGGCGGACGGTCGAGACCTCCGCCGGCATGCTCAACGCGATCGGCCTAGATAACGACGGCGTCGACGCGTTCCTCGAGCACCATCTCCCCTACCTAGCGTCGGTCGGGGCACCGATTGTGGTGAGTGTCGCCGGGCGGACGGGCGACGAGTTCGTCGACCTGGTCCGCCGCTTTGCTGCGGTGGACAGCTCGCTCCGCCCCGCCGCGATCGAGCTCAATCTCTCCTGCCCGAACGTCTCGGGCGGCGTCGACTTCGGCAGCGACCCGGCGAAGTGCGAAGCGGTGGTGCGCGACTGCGTCGCCGCGAGCGACCTGCCGATCCTCGCGAAGCTCACGCCCAACGTGACCAGCGTGCCGACCATGGCCAAGGCGGCCGAAGCCGGCGGTTGCGATGCGATCACGCTGATCAATACGGTGCTCGGCATGGGCGTCGACTGGCGGAACCAGAAGCCGCTATTGGCGAACGTCGTCGGTGGCCTCAGCGGCCCCGCGATCAAGCCGATTGCGCTGCGTTGCGTCTACCAAGCGGCGGGCGCCGTGAGCTGCCCGATCGTCGGCGTCGGCGGAGCCGCCACGCTCGACGACGTCATGGAGTTCCTCGTCGCCGGCGCCAGCGCGGTGCAACTTGGCACCGTGAACTTCTACCGCCCGCAGGCATCGATGGAGATGCTCGACGGCTTGCCGACGGCGTTGGCGGAGTTGAACGCGGCGAGCGTCTCGCAGGTGGTTGGCTCGCTCGCTACGGGGAAGTCATGA
- the trpS gene encoding Tryptophan--tRNA ligase, whose translation MRALSGIQPTGPFHWGNYFGAIAQYIALQDECDDGSFYFIANLHALTTVRDKERLQEYTLAGAMDLLALGLDPSKATLFVQSDVPEVSELCWLLLTGTPMGLLERCVSYKDKLAKGIKADAGLFTYPVLQAADILAYDATVVPVGEDQLQHIEVCRDLAQSFNHHFGETFVLPKGKVLDQSARVPGTDGEKMSKSYNNTLAVFDEVKPQKKQIMRIQTDSRPMEDPKDPEGDVLFDLLKLVANEDELAHWSATYQAGGFGYGDVKKALAEASERYWGPARERRAEWAARPDDVRDILAAGAAKARERAGETLRRAQEACGLKG comes from the coding sequence ATGCGTGCTCTCTCCGGAATCCAACCGACCGGCCCCTTCCACTGGGGCAACTACTTCGGCGCGATCGCGCAGTACATCGCCCTGCAGGACGAGTGCGACGACGGGTCGTTCTACTTCATCGCCAACCTGCACGCGCTGACCACGGTGCGCGATAAAGAGCGGCTGCAAGAGTACACCCTCGCCGGCGCGATGGACCTGCTCGCGCTCGGGCTCGATCCGTCGAAGGCGACGCTCTTCGTGCAGTCGGACGTGCCCGAGGTCTCGGAGCTCTGCTGGCTGCTGCTCACCGGCACGCCGATGGGGCTGCTGGAACGCTGTGTCAGTTACAAGGACAAGCTCGCCAAGGGAATCAAGGCGGACGCGGGGCTGTTCACTTACCCGGTGCTGCAGGCGGCCGACATCCTGGCGTACGACGCGACCGTCGTCCCCGTGGGCGAGGACCAGCTGCAGCACATCGAGGTCTGCCGCGACCTGGCTCAGAGCTTCAACCACCACTTCGGCGAGACCTTCGTCTTGCCCAAGGGGAAGGTGCTCGATCAGTCGGCCCGCGTCCCCGGGACCGACGGCGAGAAGATGTCCAAGAGCTACAACAACACACTCGCCGTATTCGACGAGGTCAAGCCGCAGAAGAAGCAGATCATGCGGATCCAGACCGACAGCCGCCCGATGGAAGACCCGAAAGACCCCGAGGGGGACGTCCTCTTCGACCTGCTGAAGCTGGTTGCCAACGAGGACGAGCTGGCTCACTGGTCAGCGACCTATCAGGCGGGCGGCTTCGGCTACGGCGACGTGAAGAAGGCCCTCGCCGAAGCATCCGAGCGTTACTGGGGCCCCGCACGCGAACGCCGCGCCGAGTGGGCCGCCAGGCCGGACGACGTCCGAGACATCCTCGCCGCCGGCGCCGCGAAGGCCCGCGAGCGAGCGGGTGAAACGCTCCGTCGGGCGCAGGAAGCGTGCGGGTTAAAGGGGTAG
- the atsA_6 gene encoding Arylsulfatase — MPTWTQLPTIGIALFGLFFITGTAQADDASRPNLVLIVADDVGWDDLGAYGHPTIRTPVLDKLAAEGVRFDNAYLTASSCSPSRASLLTGRYPHNTDAEQLHWPLPAEQVTFSEKLREAGYWAGAAGKWHLGEEVKDRFDVVHESVWNVGEEPEDPPGTANWQTLLNERPKDKPFFLWLASWDAHRPFEPNVIEQPYTKEDVRIPSYYPATEHYKEDFALYYDEITRLDTAIGDVVATLKRQGVLDNTLIVFVSDNGRPYARDKCTLYDGGVKTPLIAHWPARIQPAGTSRAIVSSVDVSATLLDAAGVAIPDTIQGRSFLGLLEEPADHFRDYAVSERNWHDFEDHGRTVRTERFRYVRNTYNDLPATPSGDTVYHSTWIELQELHKRGALTEQQSRPFRTPRPAEELYDLETDPNEFNNLAADPGYADVLAEHRRLLADWTEATDDFVPTVRTPDEFNRETGERLPTRIRPRPSKKDMYGKHGAY; from the coding sequence ATGCCAACTTGGACCCAACTCCCGACGATCGGGATCGCTCTCTTCGGTCTCTTTTTCATCACTGGAACCGCGCAAGCGGATGATGCGAGCCGCCCGAACCTCGTGCTGATCGTCGCCGACGACGTCGGCTGGGACGACCTGGGCGCGTACGGGCACCCCACGATCCGCACGCCGGTGCTCGACAAGCTGGCGGCCGAGGGCGTCCGTTTCGACAACGCCTACCTCACCGCCAGCTCGTGCAGCCCGAGCCGGGCGAGCCTGCTCACGGGGCGCTACCCCCACAACACCGACGCCGAGCAACTCCACTGGCCACTTCCCGCAGAGCAGGTCACGTTCTCCGAGAAGCTCCGCGAGGCCGGCTACTGGGCCGGGGCGGCCGGCAAGTGGCACCTGGGCGAGGAGGTGAAAGACCGTTTCGACGTCGTCCACGAGTCGGTTTGGAACGTCGGCGAAGAACCGGAGGACCCGCCGGGGACCGCCAACTGGCAGACGCTCTTGAACGAGCGTCCCAAGGACAAGCCGTTCTTCCTCTGGCTCGCCTCGTGGGACGCGCACCGCCCCTTCGAGCCGAACGTCATCGAGCAGCCTTACACGAAGGAAGACGTGCGGATTCCCTCCTACTACCCGGCGACCGAGCACTACAAGGAAGACTTCGCCCTCTACTACGATGAAATCACGCGCCTCGACACGGCGATCGGCGACGTGGTCGCGACGCTCAAGCGGCAGGGCGTGCTCGACAACACGCTCATCGTGTTCGTCTCGGACAACGGCCGTCCCTACGCCCGCGACAAGTGCACCCTCTACGACGGCGGCGTGAAGACCCCCCTCATCGCCCACTGGCCCGCCCGCATCCAACCCGCCGGCACGAGCCGGGCGATCGTCAGCTCGGTCGATGTCTCCGCGACGCTGCTCGACGCGGCGGGCGTCGCCATCCCCGACACGATCCAGGGACGCAGCTTCTTGGGGTTGCTCGAAGAGCCGGCGGATCACTTCCGCGACTATGCCGTTTCGGAGCGGAACTGGCACGACTTCGAGGACCACGGCCGCACCGTCCGCACCGAGCGGTTCCGCTACGTCCGCAACACGTACAACGACCTGCCCGCGACCCCCAGTGGCGACACGGTCTACCACAGCACCTGGATCGAGCTGCAAGAGCTGCACAAGCGGGGCGCCCTCACCGAGCAGCAGTCGCGCCCCTTCCGCACCCCGCGCCCGGCCGAGGAGCTGTACGACTTGGAGACGGACCCGAACGAGTTCAACAACCTGGCCGCCGACCCGGGCTACGCCGATGTCCTGGCGGAGCACCGCCGGCTGCTAGCCGACTGGACCGAAGCGACCGACGACTTCGTCCCCACCGTCCGCACCCCGGACGAGTTCAACCGCGAAACGGGCGAACGGCTGCCAACGCGGATTCGGCCGCGGCCTTCGAAGAAGGACATGTACGGGAAGCACGGGGCTTATTGA